A single region of the Acetivibrio cellulolyticus CD2 genome encodes:
- the ltrA gene encoding group II intron reverse transcriptase/maturase, which translates to MKVTDDRFKNRQLHIEDYLQMVSAEQKENAGVFTYQRIAESNDIITDFWTNNLLELILRRDNLNKAYKKVKSNKGTGGIDGMQVDEILPFLRENQDELIQKIRMGKYKPNPVRRVEIPKEEKGKVRKLGIPTVVDRVIQQAIAQELTLIYECQFSESSFGFRPKRSQHDALKRCKEYVDEGYVYVVSMDLEKFFDTVNHSKLIEILSRSIKDGKVISLIHKYLNAGIAGKGFFERTEEGVPQGGPLSPLLGNIMLNELDKELERRGHRFVRFADDAIIFCKSRKSAERTLKNIVPYIEGKLFLKINRAKTTVSHVSKIKYLGYAFYRYKGKCRLRVHPKSVKKMKDKLRLLTNRNNGWGNDYRIQKLKEFARGWINYFSKAEMKKLMEETDEWLRRRIRAIYWKQWKKVKTRYRMLKALKLPEWKVHEMANCRKGCWRAAVMLNSALTNKIIARLGYISMSDYYLKICEN; encoded by the coding sequence ATGAAAGTAACCGATGATAGATTTAAGAACAGACAACTTCATATAGAAGACTATCTGCAAATGGTATCTGCGGAACAGAAAGAGAATGCAGGAGTGTTCACCTATCAGAGGATTGCTGAAAGCAACGACATCATTACAGATTTTTGGACGAACAATCTACTGGAATTGATTTTACGAAGAGATAATCTTAATAAAGCATATAAGAAAGTAAAATCAAATAAAGGAACAGGTGGAATTGATGGTATGCAGGTAGATGAAATTTTACCCTTCCTAAGAGAAAACCAAGATGAACTTATCCAGAAGATAAGAATGGGGAAGTACAAACCAAACCCAGTTCGAAGGGTAGAAATACCAAAAGAGGAAAAAGGCAAGGTTAGGAAACTAGGAATACCGACGGTGGTAGACCGTGTTATTCAACAAGCGATTGCACAGGAATTGACACTGATATATGAATGCCAGTTTTCGGAGAGCAGCTTCGGGTTTAGACCAAAGAGAAGCCAGCACGATGCATTGAAAAGATGTAAGGAATATGTTGATGAGGGATATGTGTATGTGGTAAGTATGGACTTAGAAAAATTCTTTGACACGGTGAACCACAGTAAGCTGATAGAAATACTATCAAGATCAATTAAAGATGGCAAAGTAATATCGCTGATACACAAATATCTAAATGCAGGTATAGCTGGGAAAGGATTCTTTGAGAGAACAGAAGAGGGTGTTCCACAAGGCGGACCACTGAGTCCACTTTTGGGGAATATAATGTTGAACGAACTGGATAAGGAACTGGAACGCAGAGGTCACAGATTTGTGAGATTTGCGGATGATGCAATCATTTTCTGCAAAAGTAGGAAAAGTGCAGAAAGAACATTGAAGAATATAGTGCCATACATAGAAGGGAAACTATTTCTGAAAATAAACCGAGCAAAGACAACAGTTTCGCATGTCAGCAAAATAAAGTATCTAGGATACGCATTTTACAGATACAAAGGTAAATGCAGGCTTAGAGTACATCCAAAGTCGGTAAAGAAAATGAAAGACAAACTTCGTCTACTAACCAACAGGAATAATGGATGGGGAAATGACTACCGAATACAAAAACTTAAAGAGTTTGCTAGAGGGTGGATTAACTACTTTAGTAAGGCGGAGATGAAGAAATTGATGGAAGAAACAGACGAATGGCTACGAAGAAGAATTAGGGCTATCTATTGGAAACAATGGAAGAAGGTCAAAACAAGATATCGTATGCTGAAAGCCTTAAAACTGCCTGAATGGAAGGTGCACGAAATGGCAAACTGTCGCAAGGGCTGTTGGAGAGCGGCAGTGATGCTAAACAGTGCACTAACAAACAAAATAATAGCCAGACTAGGATATATCTCCATGTCTGACTATTATCTAAAAATCTGTGAAAACTAA
- a CDS encoding DUF3189 family protein codes for MIYLYNCYGGTHSSSIASAVHLNKLPKDRIPTKEEILNVDYFNTLTTKDFGRIIFRGIDEDGNKVYTVGRGSSKVLLPCMGNLLRLAHDEMGLNQRIILSNTSPTVPFAMTMGGLFSRRMGIDFLGVPLLVKGVKQSYAKVVELVEKTRKKAQESNDPIMIIYNKDSEH; via the coding sequence ATGATTTATTTATACAACTGCTATGGCGGTACGCATTCTTCATCAATTGCTTCAGCAGTTCATTTAAACAAGTTACCTAAAGACCGTATTCCAACTAAAGAAGAAATATTAAATGTAGATTATTTTAATACATTAACGACTAAAGACTTTGGAAGAATAATTTTTCGTGGCATTGATGAAGATGGAAACAAGGTATATACTGTTGGAAGAGGTTCATCAAAGGTTTTGCTGCCTTGTATGGGCAACCTGCTGAGGCTTGCACATGATGAAATGGGCTTAAATCAAAGGATAATATTGTCAAATACGTCTCCTACCGTACCTTTTGCAATGACCATGGGAGGGTTATTTTCAAGAAGAATGGGAATAGACTTTTTAGGGGTTCCGCTATTGGTGAAAGGTGTCAAGCAATCATATGCGAAAGTAGTTGAACTTGTTGAAAAGACGAGAAAAAAAGCTCAAGAATCAAATGATCCGATTATGATTATCTATAATAAAGATAGCGAACACTAA
- a CDS encoding DUF1294 domain-containing protein — protein sequence MIDLAIKLDFFYLVLGLVSIVNIIGFSIVGADKYKAKKNLWRIPEKTFFLIAVFGGAIGVYAGMLFFRHKTRHWYFMFGIPAILVTEAIIAFLLLKNS from the coding sequence TTGATCGATTTGGCAATAAAGTTGGATTTTTTTTATTTAGTATTAGGTTTGGTTTCAATAGTAAATATTATTGGTTTTAGTATAGTGGGAGCAGATAAATATAAGGCGAAAAAGAATTTATGGAGAATTCCTGAGAAGACATTTTTTTTAATTGCTGTCTTTGGAGGTGCAATTGGTGTATATGCCGGGATGCTTTTTTTTAGGCATAAGACCAGGCACTGGTATTTTATGTTTGGGATACCTGCAATATTAGTAACTGAAGCTATAATAGCATTCCTTCTGCTGAAGAATAGCTGA
- a CDS encoding UvrD-helicase domain-containing protein: protein MPSQNSKFIVKGPTGSGKSTILLERYRYMVDKLSVPSEKILILLLNRTQSLEWRTKTVLVGSGAVLRTSYYGFIQSEIKTYYPIISKKCNEIVNKDIKPVFLTFEAAQFLVATVIDWRRQNQGAFAGVTSYTDRLAIDLTGNLVKAAISDIPYNQIGDRLYNALEKKDDLRRQIYREADDIVSAYRKKCLELGIFDFGMAVDLYNNCLLNDKLYREKLFGRIEHLIVDNIEECVPTEADFIDFLLPNLKTCLLAYNHEGGYGEAFGSNHNYVKSVLIDKVDKIEMDKSYTCQDFMFEFSDMLFDNIENLNVNKCDKGPHIERVAPFELRSEMLENVGERIVKLISEDGYKPSDIVVISSYGDPVTEFVIARILEKYGYEVKNLARKSRLIDNPFSQALITLAQLCHPTYGSMPNRDDVRALLRMVLKVDPVRSSILAGEIVSQRPFAQFPDIEFPGLVERIGYYNIEKYEYIRNWISDYKSREKPLKINEFFQKVFLEILISKEVSEKDILEAKNLIDSAQTFVEVVSRYKRNASKDFLEVVRRGIKSAESIFELEEKLSGDFVLISTPVAYLASSLKSKVTIITSLSSNNWTPRSIKEITNLHVLTKTWDENDIYTEELEEKNQKHYLATLMRAVFKRCGEKLITFESMLSANGYENDGILADYFDEILT, encoded by the coding sequence ATGCCTTCACAAAACTCCAAATTTATAGTAAAAGGCCCGACAGGAAGTGGAAAGTCGACAATCCTCCTGGAAAGATACAGGTATATGGTAGACAAGCTCAGTGTGCCAAGTGAAAAGATCCTGATATTGCTCCTAAACAGGACGCAGTCATTAGAATGGAGGACGAAAACTGTACTTGTAGGTTCTGGTGCGGTTTTGAGAACTTCGTACTATGGGTTTATTCAAAGTGAAATCAAAACTTATTATCCTATTATTTCGAAGAAGTGTAATGAAATAGTTAACAAGGATATAAAGCCTGTGTTTCTTACCTTTGAAGCTGCACAGTTTCTTGTTGCTACTGTAATTGATTGGAGAAGGCAGAACCAGGGAGCGTTTGCAGGTGTTACTTCATATACTGACAGGCTTGCAATTGATCTTACCGGTAACCTTGTAAAGGCGGCTATATCTGATATTCCATATAACCAAATTGGGGACAGGCTTTATAACGCATTGGAAAAGAAGGATGATTTGAGAAGGCAGATATATAGGGAAGCTGATGATATTGTTTCTGCATACAGGAAAAAGTGTCTGGAGCTTGGAATATTTGATTTTGGAATGGCGGTTGACCTTTACAATAATTGCCTTCTGAATGATAAGTTATATAGAGAAAAGCTGTTTGGAAGGATTGAACATTTGATTGTAGATAATATTGAGGAGTGTGTTCCTACTGAAGCGGACTTTATTGACTTCCTTCTTCCGAATCTTAAAACCTGCCTTTTGGCGTATAACCATGAGGGAGGGTATGGGGAAGCTTTTGGTAGTAATCACAATTATGTAAAATCGGTATTAATCGATAAAGTTGATAAAATTGAGATGGATAAATCCTATACATGTCAGGATTTTATGTTTGAGTTCTCTGACATGTTATTTGATAATATTGAAAACCTTAACGTCAACAAGTGTGATAAGGGGCCCCATATAGAGAGGGTTGCTCCTTTTGAATTAAGAAGTGAGATGCTTGAAAATGTTGGTGAGAGAATAGTCAAGCTAATAAGCGAGGATGGCTATAAACCTTCGGATATAGTTGTAATATCCAGTTATGGAGATCCGGTAACTGAATTTGTAATTGCTAGAATACTTGAGAAGTATGGATATGAGGTCAAAAATCTTGCAAGAAAGAGCAGACTGATTGACAACCCATTTTCCCAGGCACTTATAACGTTGGCACAGCTCTGTCACCCGACATATGGGTCAATGCCCAATAGGGATGATGTAAGGGCATTGCTTAGAATGGTACTTAAAGTTGACCCTGTCAGAAGCTCAATTCTAGCAGGTGAGATTGTAAGCCAGAGGCCATTTGCACAATTTCCGGATATAGAATTCCCAGGACTGGTTGAACGAATAGGCTATTATAATATTGAAAAGTATGAATACATAAGAAACTGGATAAGTGATTATAAATCGAGGGAGAAGCCACTTAAAATAAATGAATTTTTTCAGAAGGTTTTTTTGGAAATCCTTATTTCAAAGGAAGTATCTGAAAAGGATATTCTTGAAGCTAAAAATCTTATTGATAGTGCGCAGACCTTTGTTGAGGTAGTATCAAGGTATAAAAGGAATGCTAGTAAAGATTTTCTGGAAGTTGTAAGAAGGGGGATTAAATCTGCTGAGAGCATTTTTGAACTCGAGGAGAAGCTGAGTGGAGATTTTGTTCTCATATCCACTCCGGTAGCATATCTTGCCAGTTCACTAAAGAGCAAGGTGACTATAATTACAAGCCTTAGCAGTAACAATTGGACACCTAGAAGTATTAAGGAGATAACAAACCTGCATGTACTTACGAAGACCTGGGACGAAAATGATATTTATACCGAAGAGCTTGAGGAGAAAAACCAAAAACATTATCTGGCTACTCTAATGAGAGCTGTTTTTAAAAGATGTGGAGAGAAGCTGATAACTTTTGAGTCTATGCTATCTGCCAATGGATATGAGAATGATGGGATTTTAGCGGACTACTTTGATGAAATATTGACATAG
- a CDS encoding ATP-dependent helicase, giving the protein MGLRKGQRELVEQYRGGYCAIPAIPGGGKTHCLSLWAAEMIANGLHKPGKILIVTYMNSAVNNFKQRIASELKNRGIISGKDYFVSTIHGLCLQIIKEKPDLVITNEEFEIIDGVSKIHLISSSIDEWKRHNEKKFRLYIDDSNLNANKISDTYKNWQDKLCNIMLSAIGDFKCRGINSKEAMERCRGLGEDSILSWASEIYEIYDKKLKIGGFLDFDDMLYNAKKMLKEDQLLLEKYQKKYSFVCEDEAQDSNLIQSEILDLISNGNLLRVGDSNQAICGSFSNSDFTLFKNFCDNPSTTVYKITQSSRNTVDIINLANYFVKYVRESHPVAECRDSLLAQFIEPVGEDDSRPNPKIDKYGIKAGIFTSWEDEARSVVVKAQEMIRKYPGKTIAILVPTSWRMNVVLNFLEARKIPYELLDNTSGEKNKTIRKLGRIIDFIAQPESGLKFYDMMNECFLLDSYDSESADEEQNEEKKTVGQRVILCEFLKLYPVEKLLYPIGGEIERVDIPKDLLASDIWSDFTEKLELVRELLEFPSTIVEKLILFISEKLGFEREERAIAQKVAGDVRYLMSQDPHWKLADLALELLSPKNIFNFFAGIVWDLKGYEPKPGVVTLATYHKSKGLEWDIVFLTSLTSTDFPVSLDDKFIGEYWFLKEEYKNPQAIVKADLEKLLDGKSTGNSIVRSKIETISERARLLYVGITRAKEYLFLTSFETNRGKKNETLASKYILEFRKYIEASKHN; this is encoded by the coding sequence ATGGGGCTTAGAAAAGGTCAAAGAGAACTTGTAGAACAATATAGAGGTGGATACTGTGCTATTCCTGCAATTCCGGGAGGTGGAAAAACTCACTGTTTGTCTTTATGGGCGGCAGAGATGATTGCCAATGGACTTCACAAACCGGGAAAGATTCTTATTGTAACTTATATGAATAGTGCGGTAAATAATTTCAAACAGCGTATAGCCTCAGAACTAAAAAACAGGGGCATAATAAGCGGTAAAGATTATTTTGTATCTACCATACATGGGTTATGCCTCCAGATAATAAAGGAAAAACCTGATCTTGTTATAACTAATGAAGAGTTTGAAATTATTGATGGTGTATCGAAAATTCACCTGATTTCTAGCAGCATTGATGAATGGAAAAGGCACAATGAGAAGAAATTCAGGCTCTACATTGATGATTCGAATTTAAACGCCAATAAAATCAGTGACACATATAAGAATTGGCAGGACAAACTCTGTAATATAATGCTTTCGGCAATTGGTGATTTCAAATGCAGGGGTATTAATTCCAAAGAGGCAATGGAACGCTGCAGGGGACTTGGGGAGGATTCCATATTGTCCTGGGCAAGCGAGATATATGAGATATACGATAAGAAGCTTAAAATTGGTGGTTTTCTCGATTTTGACGATATGTTGTACAATGCAAAGAAGATGCTTAAGGAAGATCAACTATTGCTGGAAAAGTATCAAAAAAAATATTCTTTTGTATGTGAGGATGAAGCACAGGACTCAAACCTTATACAGAGTGAAATACTTGACCTGATATCAAACGGAAATCTCCTGAGGGTTGGGGATAGTAACCAGGCAATATGCGGGAGCTTTAGTAATAGTGACTTTACACTATTTAAGAATTTTTGCGACAACCCATCAACTACTGTATATAAGATTACACAGTCCAGCAGAAACACTGTTGACATAATTAACCTTGCTAACTATTTTGTGAAATATGTAAGGGAAAGCCACCCCGTGGCTGAATGCAGGGATAGTCTTTTAGCTCAGTTTATTGAGCCTGTTGGTGAGGATGACTCAAGGCCAAATCCTAAAATTGATAAGTATGGCATAAAGGCTGGGATATTCACATCGTGGGAAGATGAAGCCAGGTCAGTTGTGGTCAAGGCTCAGGAAATGATAAGGAAATATCCTGGAAAGACTATAGCTATACTTGTTCCTACCTCATGGAGAATGAATGTGGTTTTGAACTTTCTGGAAGCGAGAAAAATCCCATATGAACTCCTTGACAATACTTCAGGTGAAAAGAACAAGACAATAAGAAAGCTGGGAAGGATTATTGATTTTATTGCGCAGCCTGAGAGTGGTCTGAAGTTCTATGATATGATGAATGAGTGCTTTCTTCTGGATTCTTACGATAGTGAATCTGCTGACGAGGAACAGAATGAAGAGAAGAAAACCGTAGGTCAAAGAGTGATTTTGTGTGAGTTCCTAAAGCTGTATCCGGTTGAAAAGCTCCTCTACCCAATTGGGGGAGAGATTGAGAGAGTTGACATACCAAAGGACTTGCTTGCAAGTGATATATGGTCTGATTTTACGGAAAAATTAGAACTTGTGAGGGAGCTTTTAGAGTTTCCTAGTACTATAGTTGAAAAGCTGATCTTGTTTATTTCTGAAAAATTGGGATTTGAAAGGGAAGAAAGGGCTATAGCGCAGAAAGTGGCAGGGGATGTGAGATATTTGATGAGTCAGGATCCTCATTGGAAACTTGCCGATTTGGCGTTAGAACTTTTAAGTCCCAAAAATATATTCAACTTTTTTGCGGGTATAGTATGGGATTTGAAGGGCTATGAACCAAAACCCGGAGTAGTCACACTAGCTACATATCACAAGTCAAAAGGACTTGAGTGGGATATTGTTTTTTTGACAAGTTTAACCAGCACTGATTTTCCGGTGAGTCTTGATGATAAATTCATAGGAGAGTACTGGTTTTTGAAGGAAGAGTATAAAAATCCCCAGGCTATAGTAAAGGCCGATTTGGAAAAGTTATTGGACGGAAAAAGCACTGGGAATTCAATAGTGAGGTCGAAGATTGAGACGATATCAGAGAGGGCAAGGCTTTTATACGTGGGAATAACAAGGGCGAAAGAGTATCTCTTTTTAACTTCTTTTGAAACAAACAGAGGAAAAAAGAACGAAACTTTGGCTTCAAAATATATCTTGGAATTTAGAAAATATATTGAAGCATCGAAGCATAATTAA
- a CDS encoding PD-(D/E)XK nuclease family protein, with translation MSDLRFAEYFLFTQQSLATFDRCPLKFKKRYLENLKWDNFPDEEIKKRLEMGNDFHLLAYRYFLGVETGLSEKTEGFEELNSWMKSLESKFQKKETRKYLPEYKLRMAKGPLRLEANFDLLIVDGDKLEIWDWKTHGKENKPDRKGSKGNKYKKSLQSMVYLFVLKEQCEKITGKQVRAENISMFYWQPEPPEVLTDIRYSDEMHNTYREILQNKINGILEYDFSKFEKSLYEKNCKYCEFNWFCNNQRIDFNVIEEDEDFLDELEWESIEELT, from the coding sequence ATGAGCGATTTACGATTTGCTGAATATTTTTTATTCACACAGCAGTCACTGGCGACCTTTGACAGGTGCCCTTTGAAGTTTAAGAAAAGATATCTTGAAAACCTCAAGTGGGATAATTTCCCTGATGAAGAGATAAAGAAAAGACTTGAAATGGGGAATGATTTTCACCTTCTTGCATATAGGTATTTTCTGGGAGTTGAGACTGGATTAAGTGAGAAGACAGAAGGATTTGAAGAACTAAACAGCTGGATGAAAAGCCTTGAGAGCAAGTTCCAGAAGAAGGAGACCCGAAAGTACCTTCCGGAGTATAAGTTGCGAATGGCAAAAGGGCCTTTAAGGTTGGAGGCTAATTTTGACCTTTTAATAGTTGATGGAGACAAACTGGAAATATGGGATTGGAAAACCCATGGTAAGGAAAATAAACCGGACAGAAAAGGCAGTAAGGGGAACAAGTATAAGAAAAGTCTCCAGTCAATGGTTTATCTGTTTGTGCTCAAGGAGCAATGTGAGAAAATAACCGGGAAACAGGTTAGAGCTGAAAACATAAGTATGTTTTATTGGCAGCCTGAACCTCCGGAAGTACTGACAGATATAAGGTATAGTGATGAAATGCACAATACCTATAGAGAAATTTTACAAAACAAGATAAACGGCATACTTGAATATGACTTTTCAAAATTCGAAAAGTCTTTATATGAGAAAAACTGTAAGTACTGCGAATTTAACTGGTTTTGCAACAACCAGAGGATTGATTTCAATGTAATTGAGGAAGATGAGGATTTTTTAGACGAGCTTGAATGGGAGAGCATTGAGGAGTTGACATAG
- the recJ gene encoding single-stranded-DNA-specific exonuclease RecJ: MKVKLNILNGDVQIPKEIIEATDGDELVARIFYNRGYKNPLTIRQMLKDEFYTPTDVNEFTNIKKAVDRILNAADRDEKICVYGDYDVDGVTSTVTLVECLSLFIDKVVYHVPDRFTEGYGMNIEVIEKLAGEGVSLVITCDCGISNINEIKRAKELGMDVILTDHHNIPSELPNADVILNPKLLEEGHKARNLSGCAMAFFLCLALLKHKGMEEKAEDYLDMLALSLIADVVSLNGENRYLLKKALPKLFNTKREGLIKLLGIASKTSELSTEENIAFQIAPRINAAGRMESARLPVELLLCKDPYMADEMAQKIDFLNTERKRVQQEIIDQAIEQVETKKKNKTVLVLYNDFWHHGIIGIAAGRICELYRKPAILLSLKEDGKTVVGSARSVDDINIYELIKECSERLLKFGGHSQAAGLSLLKDDLQGFVGEIELLAEKKHFINETIKVDIDMELEVDNVTDELYDRLQLAGPYGEGFEAPMFVSYGLKVLSDRKTEKNHHIMVLEGKNNTRISAVKWFGSGKSLQGKVFDLTYKISKNTYKGNSSIQLTLGHTVESEGEVQKVFNGSIIDERGSDINLLADKYAQPLFFYEGLNSTCPVASAVDRFGIRKTDNVVFLSPPANTSIFREIIALSNPQNIIINFNVLQDYSFKGFVINLLGLIKHIVSQDKGRGYIEAISIKLGVEEAVVKSGLRFLKAAGKVNYLLSEDDRRVFILKGDGSQTIDMVSAEKRLRNALMEKMAYQQFILKTEVDNFREYLK; encoded by the coding sequence GTGAAGGTTAAGTTAAATATTTTAAATGGAGATGTCCAGATTCCGAAGGAAATTATTGAGGCAACAGACGGAGATGAATTGGTTGCCAGAATATTTTATAACAGAGGATATAAAAATCCTTTAACCATTCGTCAGATGCTGAAGGATGAATTTTACACTCCAACTGATGTAAATGAATTTACTAATATTAAGAAGGCCGTTGACAGGATTTTAAATGCTGCTGACAGAGATGAGAAAATCTGCGTTTATGGTGACTATGATGTTGATGGTGTGACTAGTACAGTTACGCTTGTGGAGTGTTTGAGTCTATTTATAGATAAAGTGGTATACCATGTCCCGGACCGTTTCACAGAAGGCTATGGAATGAATATTGAGGTGATAGAGAAACTTGCCGGTGAAGGAGTGTCTTTGGTTATTACCTGCGACTGCGGAATATCAAATATTAATGAGATAAAACGTGCAAAAGAATTGGGGATGGATGTAATACTTACTGACCACCATAATATTCCATCAGAGCTTCCGAATGCAGATGTGATCCTAAATCCAAAGCTTCTTGAAGAGGGGCATAAGGCCAGAAATTTGTCGGGTTGTGCAATGGCATTTTTTCTGTGTCTGGCTTTGCTGAAACATAAAGGTATGGAGGAAAAAGCTGAAGATTATCTGGATATGCTTGCCTTATCCCTGATTGCAGATGTTGTAAGCCTTAACGGAGAAAACAGATATCTTCTAAAAAAAGCCCTTCCCAAACTGTTTAATACAAAAAGAGAGGGGCTTATAAAACTTCTGGGGATAGCAAGTAAGACCAGCGAACTCAGCACAGAAGAGAATATAGCCTTTCAAATAGCACCAAGGATTAATGCAGCAGGTAGAATGGAATCTGCAAGGCTTCCTGTAGAATTGTTATTGTGCAAAGACCCATATATGGCAGATGAGATGGCTCAAAAGATTGATTTTCTAAATACTGAGAGGAAAAGAGTTCAGCAGGAAATAATCGACCAGGCTATAGAACAGGTTGAGACAAAAAAGAAAAATAAGACGGTACTGGTGCTTTACAACGACTTCTGGCATCATGGAATAATTGGAATTGCGGCAGGCAGAATATGCGAATTGTATAGAAAACCTGCAATACTTCTTTCTTTAAAGGAGGATGGAAAAACTGTTGTAGGTTCGGCAAGGTCTGTTGATGATATTAATATCTATGAGTTAATCAAGGAGTGTAGCGAAAGACTATTGAAATTTGGAGGACATTCTCAGGCGGCTGGGCTTTCACTTTTGAAAGATGATCTTCAGGGGTTTGTGGGTGAAATTGAACTTCTTGCAGAGAAGAAACACTTTATCAATGAAACCATTAAAGTTGATATTGATATGGAGCTTGAGGTTGATAATGTAACAGATGAACTCTATGACAGGCTTCAGTTGGCTGGTCCTTACGGAGAAGGTTTTGAAGCGCCAATGTTTGTATCATACGGGTTAAAGGTTTTAAGTGATAGAAAGACCGAAAAAAATCACCATATAATGGTGCTGGAAGGAAAAAATAATACCAGAATATCTGCTGTCAAGTGGTTTGGCAGTGGCAAGTCTCTTCAGGGCAAGGTTTTTGATCTGACGTATAAGATAAGCAAAAATACCTATAAGGGCAACTCCAGCATTCAGCTAACTCTAGGCCATACAGTTGAAAGTGAGGGAGAAGTACAGAAAGTCTTTAACGGCAGTATAATAGATGAAAGAGGCAGTGATATTAATTTATTGGCAGATAAATATGCACAACCTTTGTTTTTCTATGAGGGTTTGAATTCAACATGCCCTGTGGCTTCAGCTGTAGATCGCTTCGGAATTAGAAAAACGGATAATGTGGTGTTTTTGTCTCCTCCTGCTAATACATCAATTTTCAGGGAAATTATAGCTTTAAGCAATCCACAGAATATCATTATCAACTTCAATGTTTTGCAGGATTACTCTTTCAAAGGTTTTGTTATAAATCTTTTAGGACTAATCAAGCATATTGTGAGTCAAGATAAGGGAAGGGGTTATATTGAAGCTATTTCGATAAAGCTAGGTGTAGAGGAGGCGGTTGTTAAATCAGGGCTTAGATTTTTAAAAGCTGCAGGCAAGGTTAATTACCTCTTGAGTGAAGATGACAGAAGAGTTTTTATATTGAAAGGTGATGGTTCGCAAACCATAGATATGGTTTCGGCAGAAAAACGCTTAAGGAATGCACTCATGGAAAAGATGGCGTATCAGCAGTTTATATTAAAAACGGAAGTAGATAATTTCAGAGAATATTTGAAATAA
- a CDS encoding PP2C family protein-serine/threonine phosphatase, which yields MDKMLKIDASVITEKGNVRTKNEDNFFLDGLFMQKSDNSDFCKHSLNSLGHQFVFAVCDGMGGEELGEEASFLAVQSLSLMLKSSESKILSNIADLRDFMSSYIEKSNALIFENSLSAGKRMGTTLASILFFENKAIALNIGDSRVYLFRDSNLIKLTNDHTESERLIRLGLLDKEVARFHKSNNILTRHLGIDPQKGRMEADYSDEFNVLKGDTYLICSDGLSNTITYEELKNSLSSSNDSAALSKNLVDLAFEKKGIDNVTAMIIRITDINDFIKTT from the coding sequence TCCGAACGAAAAACGAGGATAATTTCTTTTTAGACGGCCTTTTTATGCAAAAGTCTGATAATAGTGATTTCTGTAAACATTCATTGAACTCTCTTGGCCATCAGTTTGTTTTTGCTGTTTGTGACGGTATGGGTGGTGAAGAACTTGGCGAAGAAGCTTCCTTTCTGGCAGTTCAATCACTCTCCCTAATGCTTAAATCTTCAGAATCAAAAATACTTAGCAACATAGCTGATTTGAGGGATTTTATGAGCAGCTATATTGAAAAGTCCAATGCCTTAATTTTTGAGAACTCTTTATCTGCCGGCAAAAGAATGGGTACAACTCTTGCATCTATTTTATTCTTCGAGAACAAAGCAATAGCCCTAAACATCGGTGATAGCAGAGTATACCTTTTCAGAGACTCAAATCTTATAAAGTTAACAAACGACCATACCGAGTCAGAAAGGCTTATCCGGCTCGGGCTTTTAGATAAAGAGGTCGCCAGATTTCACAAAAGCAATAATATCCTGACAAGGCATCTTGGCATAGACCCTCAAAAAGGCAGGATGGAAGCTGATTATTCTGATGAGTTTAATGTCCTCAAGGGAGATACCTATCTTATCTGCAGTGACGGACTTTCAAATACTATCACTTACGAAGAACTTAAAAATTCCCTTTCAAGCTCAAATGACAGTGCTGCACTAAGCAAAAATCTCGTTGATTTGGCTTTCGAAAAAAAAGGAATAGACAACGTTACTGCTATGATTATTAGAATTACCGATATAAATGATTTTATAAAAACGACGTAA